In Microbacterium lushaniae, the following are encoded in one genomic region:
- a CDS encoding LacI family DNA-binding transcriptional regulator codes for MSHRRVTLADVARAAGVSRTTASLVLSERGDELRISPAAQARVRLVASELGYRPNVVSAGLRSGLSRTMGFISDTVATSQLAGDMIKGALDHAHRNGYMLFIGETEGDAREEERLVEAMLDRQVDGFVIASMFTRERPLPAALRHRPSVLLNALPEPPASAASVVPDEYAAGRAAAQTLLSAGHRRIHLIGAGPSTHDVPGQSVAARERLAGILAALDEEGITPATGRLCQVWLPEDGWRATSELVASGVRGGALITFNDRLAFGAYQAIAEAGLSIPQDFSIVSFDDHQLAGWLRPGLTTFAIPHHELGQRAIEVLLEGADTTPRVERIAMPLRPRGSVAQA; via the coding sequence GTGAGTCACAGACGAGTCACGCTCGCCGATGTGGCGCGCGCCGCAGGGGTCTCCCGCACGACAGCCTCGCTCGTGCTGAGCGAGCGCGGTGACGAACTGCGCATCTCCCCTGCGGCACAGGCCCGCGTGCGCCTGGTCGCGTCCGAGTTGGGGTATCGCCCCAACGTCGTCTCCGCAGGGCTGCGCAGCGGCTTGAGCCGGACCATGGGCTTCATCTCGGACACCGTGGCCACCTCGCAACTGGCCGGCGACATGATCAAGGGGGCACTCGACCACGCCCACCGCAATGGATACATGCTGTTCATCGGTGAGACGGAGGGCGACGCCCGTGAGGAGGAGCGCCTCGTCGAGGCGATGCTCGATCGGCAAGTGGACGGCTTCGTCATCGCGTCGATGTTCACGCGCGAGCGCCCGCTGCCCGCGGCCCTGCGTCACCGCCCCTCGGTTCTCCTGAACGCCCTCCCCGAGCCGCCGGCCTCGGCTGCCTCCGTCGTACCCGACGAGTACGCCGCCGGGCGGGCGGCCGCGCAGACGCTGCTGTCGGCGGGGCACCGGCGTATCCACCTGATCGGGGCCGGCCCGTCCACGCACGACGTTCCCGGTCAGAGCGTCGCTGCGCGTGAGCGCCTCGCGGGCATCCTGGCCGCTCTCGACGAGGAGGGGATCACCCCGGCGACCGGGCGCCTCTGCCAGGTCTGGCTCCCCGAAGACGGCTGGCGGGCGACCTCGGAGCTCGTGGCATCCGGAGTGCGTGGCGGCGCGCTCATCACGTTCAACGACCGGCTCGCCTTCGGCGCCTACCAGGCGATCGCCGAGGCCGGACTGTCGATCCCGCAGGACTTCTCCATCGTCTCGTTCGACGATCATCAGCTCGCCGGGTGGCTCCGTCCCGGTCTGACGACGTTCGCCATCCCCCACCACGAGCTCGGGCAGCGGGCGATCGAGGTGCTCCTGGAAGGCGCTGACACCACGCCACGGGTGGAGCGGATCGC